In the genome of Neodiprion fabricii isolate iyNeoFabr1 chromosome 4, iyNeoFabr1.1, whole genome shotgun sequence, the window ATAACCGACGAGCAAATTATATAAACACTATATTTCATTCAGTGTGTACATAGAAATGTGAAGTATGTGGACGATTGGGAACAGACTATATTAAATACCAACTCCAGCAAGTGGTACGTAATTGAATCACGTTGCGTTAAACTTTTTGCAGCGAACATAGCAGACATATTTCCGCACGTTCACTTTGCGCCGAACGCGCATTCTTCATCCGCGaaggaattttgaattttattcaacatcgTATAACCGGGGAGTAACTTTTTCACGAATGCAGACATCATTAATTCCAAAGTTGTACTGCAATCGACCGGTTATTACACAAAGCTAAATAACTCCCaggattcaattttcaacgaggCTATAAATGAAAGGGATACATACCGTTACAAATGCTGATATTTTGCAgcaatatataatacacgagAAAAGAAACTGAACGTTCACTAGAAACAGGACacagcaaaataaaaaaaaaaacttcgcaATTATTCTATCGTACCTGCGTTAAAGTGCGGAGTAGATCACTGAATTATATAACATGTTATACAGTATTTTGTACTTTCCCAAtctattttcgaaatattttaatacggATTTAAATTTTTGCTACGAAAAATTACGTTTCGTTCCATTATAAAATAACCATAGAAGAAAGCGAGTACTTCTATAGGTATGAAAacggaatgaaatttatacagtACCTCCCGAGGTTTAGAGTATATGAACTATTATTTACGTAAGTTGTGGTAATATCCTCGTGGAAGTCGGTGCTTACAGACGGTGGTGGTTTTTACCGCGAATTCGCTAATGCATAAGGGAGCACAAGCAGTAATAAGGCTGCTTGTTAGCTGGTGGACGGCTGAGGCCGACTACGGATGGACGGAGAAAAGCGGAGAGAACCGTAGAATCTGCCCCGTCTGATTATATACGAGATTCTTCCACCACGTGTGATTCAGCTCACATTTTTCTAACAGAAACCACATTTTTCTCATAACTCATACGAGGAGGCAAGCCACGTCATAATTGGCTCCCTGGCTTGGTTAATATAATAAGCAGTAAAGTCGTCTGAGGGTTTCTTCGGAAATCCCGAGAGAATGGTTCGAGAGATACGTAGCTAAGTTTTAAAGGCTTTACCATCCATCGCGCGACTTTCTAAACAGTGAGTGAACATTGttaattcattgatttttttctcaacatcataaataaatacatacacgCCTTGCTAGAAACAATTCGTACGTCCGGCATTAAATTTGAGCAAAACCGGTTAGCGGGGTTGGAACGACGGGACGAAGGCAAGGAAAGGATACGCGTGATTTCAAAGAAGTATTATTATCTCGTCAACCGTGGTTCGTGCTATTAGCTTGAAATTTTCTACGGTAGTTGGTGCTTTCTACAGGTATGCAGGGTATAACCCAGCCCctttcatgaatatttttttcacaaaatatccATCATACAAGTTACATCATAATAGGCAGTATACCAACCAAGTTCCGTAGGAAACTTTGACCAATTAATTCTAAAAACTACAGTAATGACGAAAACCAAGATGCTTCGGAGCGAATAAGTGAATCCAGCAAATGTCCTACACATATGTTTGTAACATTGGAAGTAGAGGCTCGATACTCGCTCAAAGCTATCACGCGATAAGACGGTACTTCTGCTAACAATTTCATTCGCATGGACAGACAGAAATTCCATTAAAGAGCGTCCGACCCGGATTTCAAGTTTCGCGTGGCAACTGGCCCAACTCTAAGGAATCAGGAGCCACAGACCATGAACCGGGAACAGGGATCCTCGTAACGGGCTTACAACGTGTGTCTGTGTAAGTTCCCGTATTACTCTGTATGACGTCGCAACTCTCCGTGCCGCTTGGACTAGTTTTAGTTTAGTTGAGTTCAGCTTAGCTTACCGAGATTGTCACCTAAATCCACAAGTTTCCCTTACCCTGTGTGTACAATGTGTACAATACACATACGTGCACGCGTTCAACCACTGCCGTACAGATAGTCTCGACTACTCGTACGATCCTACCGTCATGAAGTGCTACAAGGAGACACGCGTATGGTTTGCCTCAAGGGTTGATCACTTTGTACGCTTACAACTCGTTTGCAATATCACTCTTGGCTCTGATTTGATCTAATTCAATTCTAATTTCGTCTCTATCTAATCGGATGGAAATATACCATAATTTCTAGATCTGATTAGTTCTAAACAGATCTAACGATATGTAATGTACAGATTTCAGTAGATCTGTATACACATAATTAGATCTAAATATGTCTGATCAGATCTACAAATTATATAAGGTGAGATCAAAATGGATATAGACAAAACCCGGATTTAATTAAATCTAATTATATCAAATCGTATCAATTCATTCTTGCCCGGGAGaaaatagtacattatgtaacaaagaaataaaatcgaagaTTACCCGAGAGAATAACCGACTTTTCCTACTGTGTTACACATAGGAATTTATTACTGACACAACTCTGGTCATATTATTTACTTAAAAGTGTTTTCCTTTAATGTGCAAGTGTGAACTTTTAGTCTGaaaactataatattattgaaactTTATAATAATACAGAGAGATATAGTTCGAAacggaaaaggaaaagagaaaaccagaaaaactgagaaaattgatatgCGCCGATTTGGATTTGTAAGGTCACCATTATCACGGTGACGGTTTATAAGGTGAAATATAAGGTCATGTTTCGTGTAAATGCGGGAGGAACGCgctatttttttccacagatGAGGGAAAAAGGTAAAGAAGGAATAATATGCCATTATCATCCCGCTTTGCAGGTCAAAAAAGTGAATATTATGGCTGAGTCgggaataaatgaattttgctCGTGATCTtctcaaataaatattcgtcGTTCAATTACGAAACGTAGTGTCGCAAGAACTGCGAGAACGAGAAAATCTGTTCAAGTATCATCTGGTCTTATCACTGTTAAATATTGCGTTAAAAAAAGGTAATGATAAGCTCGATTTAAACaggtttcgtattttttaacCACGTAAATTTGGCTTGGTCGCcgttttttttagaaaatgcAATCAAAATTGTGATTATTGACCAGAAATATAAAAAGTCCAAAGACTCTCGTCGTTTAGTATACCTATACGGGAGGAGAATGCTTCATTCATGATattgtgaataatttgaatagaAGTTGAAATAACATGCCAAAAACAGATCGGCGATGCTGACTAACTTATATTaaccaaaaaaatatgttcttCGAAACCGGTACAACGTATAATAGAATACTAAAGTATAGTATTGCAGTTTAAGTTAACATTTAAATTTAGGTACCTGGAGTATTTCGAGGTATATCCCTGAATATCCGGGAAAGCAATCGAGTTGATATTCCTGAATCAATCTGACGACTTGTCGTgaaacgattttgaaatgaCATGCGGAGAATGAAATCGAACAGCGGAATTGGTTTCATTTGCGGAAAGCTACGTTAAGAACTAAGATTGATTGCGCGATGCAAAACAGTTTCAATGGCGGATAAGGAGCCGTCCATTTAGCCTTACGTAATATCTGGACAGCCcttgaaaaaatcgtaaaaatacCACTGTAAGTGTATCACTAACACCTTTCAGGCTTGTCGTGAAAAACGCGTAAACCTCCAATTCAATCACATAATTCTAATATTAGTGgcattatttcaataatcaaCAATCACCCATATCGCAGCAACCAAATACACAATAATAACTAGAAGTTTGAGAGTCGTGAGAGATCGAAAAGTGGAATACAAATTGCTTCTACCTGTTAGATGGCTTCCAGTAAACTCGAAGTCGTCATCCTGGTCCCAGTGTTTCAGGCTCAAATTAGACAGCGACGTCGCATTGGCGAATTCCAGATTAGCGAAGTGCCAATCGAGTATCTGCCGATCCTTCGATGATAAATACACGTCACTGTAATATTAAAAACGACAcattcataatatttttcaaaacagatCACGTTCTTTCGCCTCGGTGTTGATTGTGACgaatttctcaaattgaaaCAGATAAtgctaaaaatttatttgagaaaacatttgaaacaataatttatgAGGATTCATCGCTCAGTATttcatcaaacagattatcaCAAAGTAAAATCTAATGTGAAATCAAAATCGATTAGCTGTAATTAATGCAATCATAACTACCTTGGCGGTGAGGCTTCAAGCTCTTGCAACTTTgcttcaatttctttttgctGCTCGGCAAGTTGATCCCACTCctgtaaaaagtaaaagtcTAGTCATACGTGATTTTCTGACTCAAGTATGTCGTAAAATTTCAAGGATTGCTGATCAAAATTACCAGTTTATGCGAATATCATcattaaatttacaataaagCAAAActtatttcagaaaatgacGATTTTAAGACATACCTTGCAGGCGTTGTTAATATCACGCATTTTTGACCGAATGACAAATTCTTGCGTAATGTCACGTGATTGTGATTTGCTCTCCGACATTTCTTTGTACTGTTTATTCAACTCTGCCAAACGTTCTTTGATCGCAATCATCTggaagaaataatgaaaattactcgCACTATTTGATGTTTTCTGGCACAATTATGTTATATAGCTTCATGTAATGCTCACCCTGTGTTGATTTGAGATCAATCGACTCTGAAGCGAAAGCACAGAGCGCAAATGTGCAACCTGACGTTGTTTGACTCCTTGCTCTTGTAGACGAATAACCCACTCCAATGCCTGTCCAAGAGATACGGGCCTCGTTGAAGCTGTTTGACCTTGTTGGTTAACTGCAGTGGCTACACCACCAACGTAATTAAAGTCGAGCTGATGAGACAAATACGATGTGGCCTCCAATAATCTGTTGAATTCTCGCTCAACCATCTCATCTTTGTCCTTCGGTACCTGAGAAATACAAATTACGATAACAGACTGTCGATCACCAAATAAACCTTTGTCTATCCTAAgagtatattattaatatagaTATTTGGAAGAGGCGTAATCAATCCAAGTAATACTCTTGACTTACAGTTTGACCATCACTTTCATACAATGGACACTTTTGTCGGATTTTATGTAATTCCATGTTGATTTGCTTGCTAAGGGTAGTTACTGGGTTTCCACCAAGTCCCGTCACAACCATTGCTCCAAGATCTGCGATGTAAGAAGATTTTCTAAATGTTGCTATGCGCCCACCGACGCGATCCTGAATGAATACCAAAATATATTACTAAAGGTAACCTTTAGATATTTCTACGTTGCTTTTCAAAGAATATAATCGCATGAAAAGTAATTAACATGAGGAAATAGGATTGCTGCACTTCATCTGcatgtaaaaattgaattgctGGTTTATCGTAAGTAAGCTGATAATAAGATCAAGCCCGATAGATGAGCAGCTGTTAAacccttcattttttttataatctcaCAGCAGTTGGATTGGATGTTTATTCATTATCGTGCATCGATACATACTAAGAATGGACTGGTAAAGGATTAGCATAACTGCATGTTACCACTATCCAATGAAAAAGTGCGAATTTTTGTCATTTGTAAGAATAAGAAAAGGTactaattgataaaaaaaaatagcaaactCACCCGAGCCTCAAGCACAACAACTTCTAATCCGAATTGTTGCATTTGCTGGGCAGCAGCTAATCCGGCGATTCCAGCACCAATTACTATAACTTTACCCAATTTCTTCACCGGCAATGGCTGATACGAAAGAAAAGTCATAACacaaataattgatgaaaagcgaattttatgtaaaatgcAGGTTACGTTCAGATAATTTAACAAGACAACTTACCTTGAGCCGTTTAAAAACaccaaaattaatgaaacCGTGGCGTTCGAGAAAAGCATGAACTCTGCGAACAAGTATCGGATCACTGTTATATGGCGCTTCCACAGCCGGCAGAGCattttcgataattaattGCTGCTTAGGGTTTTCAAGCCATAGCTGCAGCTAAAGTATTAAaacatttaattattattttatgatgTGACGAGAGCTTCAATTTTGTAGCAGCAACATAAAGGAAATAATTCTGAGTGACGGGTATTGTcagatattcaaatttactcATTTGGTGAAACAAATTAAAGAGAAGTGAGGGGCAATAGAGTTACACGTGACTAATGTAACAGAGAAATATAATTCGATGTTTAGAATGGATGAGACTAAATGAGCATAACTCACCAATCTATTCCTTATATGAAGAAATACTTTCTGAGTCTGCGGCGGTCCTCCAGATACGTCAAGGAAGCAGGCAGCCTCTGTTGAGGTCAGCTTTTCAAACGGCAGGCGACTTTGGAAAGCTGCGCCTTCCAGCCCAGTCAATAATTCTTTTACTGAAATCGGTATAGGTTATTATGAAGATGTTTGAAACATTGTCAAATTTATGGTTCACATGCACAAAATTGCTGATGGTAAAAAGATATTCTTAAAAGGTGAAACGTGTGTTAAGTAGTAATTTTAGCAGCAGATGCCTACCGTGCGGATCTTCGTGATCACTATCCTGTTCGTCTTCCTCTTTAGCTTCGACTTTGGGTGCAGTTGACGTTTCTGACGTTTCCTTTTTCGGTTCAggcaagatttttttttctggcgTGCCAAGGCcagttttcgatttttcggaAGTATCGGATGCATTTTCATCATCAATTtgattgtatttttcttccatctcTCTGTACTCAACCTATAGAACGGTGTTGAAAACGTTATTGTTTAGCATTGTCTGGAAgtcaaataaatttgaacaatataGTATGAGAAGCCTTACACCTTATTAATGTAAGAACTTGATCAtctgtaaaaaatcattaactCCTGTACAACAttaagaatttcttcaaacatttGACAAAAATATGACATAACCTCACGTTCTCAACTGTTCTTATGAGTACAGCATCTGTTTGAAAGTTTCCCAGCATGATAATGATTccgaatatacaaatattttgtatCAAATCTTCGCAAGTCACGATCCCAGTAAAAATTCTACTTTCACTTCAACGTTCAAGGAAAATGACAGGACGCTGGATACGCGATTAACCTCTATCGCAAAATGAGCGATAGCTTATGATATTAAACGCAATGGTATTCAGCATCATTTTTAAGACTTACCTTCGCCTTCTTTCTTCGGCTCATTCTGCTAGTCCTTATTAAATACCTCGTTCACGTAAGGTCAGCGGAGACAAGTAATCTACACACTGAACGAGGGTTGTTTGTTTTGATCTCTCTCCAGTCCCGATCCACCGGCACGTTGCCAAACGTTGCGCTGCGCGAGTAACGTCATCGATTGTCGTTCCTCTGGGAAGTCGATACCTCGCACGCAATAGTCGCAGTCAAAACTACgctcaaaattcaaatcaaaccCATGATCGAGAGTTGGGGAAAAAAGTTGACGGAACAATTTAAAAGCGGCGTTGACGTAAAGATGTATCGGGCTCTGTATCGAGCGCTTTccttttacatcaattttctgATGCAAATCACTTGGTGTCGTATTGCGTCAGAAAATTGACGTAAAAGGTAAGCGCCCGCCCAACATATTCAGTACAGAGAGAAACCTCTGAAAGCAGGTTTCTCTCTGCTTTCAGTATagtcttcagtcaacggtCACGAAGGCGATCACACCTGGCCAAATTTTCGTGATCaactctgcgggtaagtggacCGAAGCTGTGTTGCGGATCCAGTAACTTTATCGGCGGGTATCGTTTAACAGGCAGTACCATAAAACATACCGCTGTCCGATTAAGATGACCGTCTTTAACAGTGTTCGGTCAGTTCACATATATACCAACGTTCTCCGTTGATCTTTCAGGATCCCAGATCGAGCTGCAGATTGAGCTAAAAAGTTAagacaaaatataaattacctTCACTGTCAAGCCGATTTAAAGCGTAAGAACATCGCCTTGTCCTAATCATGTACCTAGGTATACCAAGAGTTTCATGAGTAAATCTCCGCATCGCGCCGTCAAATAGGCAACCAAAGCTACAATTGTCGGATCTGAAATGTAACGTCGGTTGCCTATTTGCTGGCGTCGAGCAGCATACTTTTTACAAAACTCCCAGTATTAGATTTATCTGTTTGCGATGGATACAATTACCGAAAAACTGAAGTAAgaaattactaaaaaaattgGGCGACACTGCGCAATATTCAagagataaatttatttccactATTCAATGGATTCTAGGTAATTAGGTTACACAAGttggggaaaaatatttatctctGAATTCAAATGTGAATTTCACGATCAAGCTAGACAATTTATTGACCCGTTGAATCTATGAACTTTGTTGAATAGTGATTTTGAGCTAATGAATATCTGATACATGACTTTTCAATTATGCGAGATGGATAAATCTGTGAATTccttcgtttatttttcacacataCTCAAATGGTCAGACTTTTTTCCTCTCACACACCCATGCGATCATGTTAGATCATACATCTACGTCTATTTCAACAATCTGCAAACACGGGACGCGTTTTATTCGTCACCTTTTGAGAACGTGAGGCTTGTAAGAAGTGATTggtttcttaatttttctaatatttaccaaacggacagtttttttctgtttttgaaATCAGGTAAATAAAGCGCACCCGTAAAATATCTTTCTAAACCTACAACGAAATTCAAACTAATATAAATTCAATGGGGATTCAAACACACGATGACaatttaacgattttttaacCGAAAAGAGACGCGTGtcgctgaaaaatatttacgttatTCTTTACGTCTCAAAgtgttgaatataatttttgtacgCACTACAGCTAGCACCTAGAACTTGTACGCGTTGCCAATAGCGGTATTCAAccttgaagaaataaaaaaataattataaaatcaccGCAAAGAAACACTGAAGAAATTGAACTCTTCAAGATCCtctgtcaattttttacttaaagttatgaaacgaaatgatattctttttactacaaagtattgaaatttattcgcaCTGTGAAACATGAAAAATGGTTGATCTGTAATAATCTTCTCCGTATAAAACCTATGAAGTTCTCCAGAATATTGTTATTGATGCAAGTACAAACAatgttgtaattattttacagcACGTATATCATGAAAGTAGATGTAGAGGTGGACATATTGATATCCATTGCGATTTAACTCTGTACTGACTACTTGTAGACGTCatgcaatattatatatttatgtaaaataaCCTTCAAACGAGTTTTATTTATGGATGTGGAAGTGGTGCCAATGGGTAGGAGAATTCTAAGCAAAGCCAATTTAACTGCGCAAACCGAATTCCCGTAGTAGTTCATTTTTAGAGTGCGGGCGCGTAGAAATGCAATTTCACATTGTTTGTCGAGTGAGTTAAGATTTGTTATCGCGTACAATTCATCCGTTTTTTAAGGATTACCGGGATGAGTAGTGTTGAAATCTACTACAGCTGTGAacttttaatataattttaattggAATGTTTTCCGTAGAAAACGTCATGCCTTTTCTAATGGGGCTTCTTGAAATCATGCagtatatacattatacattatatacattatacacctACATACTTAATTTATCCGACGATGTGCGTCACGTACGTAACTCAGGTATTCATTTACAATACAAGTTAGAAAAACGAAAGTCGTCTCATGTCTTCACTTTACATGAACGTGCAGACCGTAAAAGCGACTGCAACTCCCCTATAGTTCGAACCTTGTTCTATTTGTGAATGGGATTTCAAGATTCGTTTCCAGTTTGTACCAGTAGTCCACCTCCATTTCGATAAGCTGCGTGTAGAACATTATAAAAATGACCCAATTTAACTGCATCAATGGTCGAAAAAAATGGTATGGtataaggtaaaaaaaaaatatagctaAATTCCAGTATTACCTTCAATTTCAACTCAATACAagtattagaaattttttgtgcTGATTTGTGAGTACTCGTTGCAGAATTCAAAGTATGTTCCGTATCGACAGAGGTCACTCATCCAGTGCAGGAGTGAAAACGGTATTGACCAGCCTTTGccttcttattgttagaggAAACAATGACCTGTAAGGCAGCTGCAGCAAGTTTTAAGCCAACTATCTGGAATTAAATTAGCTTATTCATAGAATCACATGCTACATGgtatgaaaatgaataattatggACTGCTGCAAACGACAGGTGGTCGTTGATATTATACCGATAGCTGCAATCGAAAGTCTAACACGCGTCACAATCTCGGAATGATACTTGGTAGGAAAAGTTTGCACGCTTAAGTCGCAAACGTAATGGTAAGCAGCCACTCTCTTGCGCGTGCAGTGATTCTATTTTTGTGTACTTACGCTTAGTCTCCATTAAGATAACGATAAGTGCCCACCATATTGCAACAATACGATTCCTCTTCAATGCATTGTGCAACCGCGTTGCGCTGCGACGTTCCCACTGCAACAGGTACTCAAAAATTGCGAGAATAAAGCCGCTGGGTGGGTAGTCGAAAGGTGTTCGAATAGGATTTCCTGTTTTCACCTGTCTGCGAAGCCGGTCGGTCAATTCATTCGATATCACTTCTGAGAGCTATAATTAGAATGTTCTTTCTGCGAAATCATTACAAGCACATGTGTGTTGATCGAGCCACAATATATTACGCTGCAACCGTCAACCACAACCGCAACTATTTGTCAATACTTCATATTTATACCTTTTTCCCGCTATCCGTTAGTATCTATGAATTTATGAGAAACTCTGCACCGTAATTTTATACAGTGGTAAAACTGAATCGTTTCAAAGTTAATTATCCgtgggaattattttttaattcgagTCAATTATTCGTGTCTTTTTCTACCAAGTCGCTGACAATTAGATTTATCGTTATACTGATACGCTAAAGTGACAAGTAGGCCATGGCTCAAGTTTACCCAAcattcgaaattttctcaatGGTTTACCTGTATAGCTGTCATTTATATACGCAATGATTGACTTTCGAAATCTGAAAGTAGGCCTCAAATTTTACTTCAGCCGATACATTTTGCATTGTGTCATGACGACTGTTCGTAAACAGCTGTGCCAAATGTAAGCAAGCATGACCTTAGTTATAGTGTAATTAACAATCGATCATAAATCTATGATCCGCCAACGGTGCGTTATAACCACTTGTCTCTAGAGACAGAAAATACAGTCGACAAGCTGCGCGCCACGTGAAACGCCAACAGAGGCAAAACGCGACTTTGTTgcgtttcaagtttttcttctcttgcGATATACAGTCTTCCCGTCAGCCAAGAATAATTGCAATAATAACTGCTTCATTGAAAAAAGCTGAATTACTGTACCACTACCACCGTGGCTGTTTTACGTGGGTAACATTTTTTGCGTACACGTTTGACGTGAATGACTGATGAGAATAATGTCGAAAGCCAGAAATTGCTTTGCAGAATGAGATG includes:
- the LOC124181502 gene encoding lysine-specific histone demethylase 1A, encoding MSRRKKAKVEYREMEEKYNQIDDENASDTSEKSKTGLGTPEKKILPEPKKETSETSTAPKVEAKEEDEQDSDHEDPHVKELLTGLEGAAFQSRLPFEKLTSTEAACFLDVSGGPPQTQKVFLHIRNRLLQLWLENPKQQLIIENALPAVEAPYNSDPILVRRVHAFLERHGFINFGVFKRLKPLPVKKLGKVIVIGAGIAGLAAAQQMQQFGLEVVVLEARDRVGGRIATFRKSSYIADLGAMVVTGLGGNPVTTLSKQINMELHKIRQKCPLYESDGQTVPKDKDEMVEREFNRLLEATSYLSHQLDFNYVGGVATAVNQQGQTASTRPVSLGQALEWVIRLQEQGVKQRQVAHLRSVLSLQSRLISNQHRMIAIKERLAELNKQYKEMSESKSQSRDITQEFVIRSKMRDINNACKEWDQLAEQQKEIEAKLQELEASPPSDVYLSSKDRQILDWHFANLEFANATSLSNLSLKHWDQDDDFEFTGSHLTVRNGYSCVPVALSEGLDIRLNTAVRAVRYGPNGVEVWAAPSRSPHTAHTVHKADAVLVTLPLGVLKASAQPSAVAFNPPLPDWKSQAIQRLGFGNLNKVVLCFERIFWDPTANLFGHVGSTTASRGELFLFWNLYKAPVLLALVAGEAACVMENVSDDVIVGRCIAVLKGIFGNQVVPQPRESVVTRWRADPWARGSYSFVAVGSSGSDYDLLAAPVTPPAPPNHPPGAPPLQPRLFFAGEHTIRNYPATVHGAFLSGLREGGRIADQLTGCPYAPLTQPTPVVSTAGIVTTSSAAPGGTP